A genome region from Setaria italica strain Yugu1 chromosome III, Setaria_italica_v2.0, whole genome shotgun sequence includes the following:
- the LOC101757018 gene encoding uncharacterized protein LOC101757018 produces the protein MACSLLPSAAPFFPSPSCRRVQPLSPCARPFQPSPPPSRVVLVRWTPPPPGWYKVSFDASVYNDGSRRASIGGAIRDGAGRVVLAYAEQTEHSTVGIVEARAMIRGLRLALALGLQRVVVEGDDLVLVQLLRGEETQTRIPVAMQEEIVGLLRCFPGRDVRHIYREGNQVAHTLCRQAYHGPGVWVGGCNRLPPAVWEKAEEDRRGVARERTVLRAG, from the coding sequence ATGGCGTGCTCGCTCCTCCCCTCGGCGGCGCCATTCTTCCCGAGCCCGTCGTGCCGCCGCGTGCAGCCGCTTTCTCCGTGCGCCCGGCCGTTccagccgtcgccgccgccctcccgcgtCGTGCTGGTGCggtggacgccgccgcctccgggctGGTACAAGGTAAGCTTCGACGCCTCGGTCTACAACGACGGCTCGCGGCGGGCGAGCATCGGCGGCGCGATccgcgacggcgccggccgcgtcgtCCTGGCGTACGCCGAGCAGACGGAGCACTCGACGGTCGGCATCGTCGAGGCGCGTGCCATGATCCGCGGGCTGCGGCTGGCGCTCGCGCTGGGCCTGCAGCGGGTGGTGGTCGAGGGCGACGACCTGGTACTGGTGCAGCTGCTGCGCGGCGAGGAGACGCAGACGCGCATCCCGGTGGCGATGCAAGAAGAGATCGTCGGGCTACTTCGGTGCTTCCCCGGGCGCGACGTCCGGCACATCTACAGGGAAGGGAATCAGGTGGCGCACACCCTCTGCCGGCAGGCGTACCACGGCCCCGGGGTGTGGGTAGGCGGCTGCAACCGGCTGCCGCCCGCCGTGTGGGAGAAGGCCGAAGAAGACAGGCGTGGCGTGGCGCGCGAGCGCACGGTGCTCCGTGCAGGTTGA
- the LOC111256739 gene encoding uncharacterized protein LOC111256739, producing MESGEVRRRFGRCPYCRAMIYQDPEAVIYYCTKCRTPIRGKKPEPTEDMNHALSRLEILSADTASVFSDELDACLKQASVLDVHGNQPPLFGNPILTANSRDDARVYSNGHDEHRPLSRRTRRSACSDSFVLRYGVFMSTHSETEGGLSSPRNACGRQRRRSLVGLEEVETSIVRSRPAAPRVAPSSPLTDPAFQRDLLRSLDSLRGLIVAIEPAASVGARAAAARRGARFFRRLESHLAHALPPQEHAPRRNAGGSSTGSSPSSASSTAGGRSERRRHHHCRPVLGGAPFLVCGSCSELLQVPAATLLSRRKVARLRCSGCDEVLELTAPAGVAGSAPQQTTPTSSSALPESDEPGSCNSSERCAGAQPLHRALGYSSPSPLLQSRRY from the exons ATGGAGTCGGGTGAGGTCAGAAGGCGGTTCGGCCGGTGCCCTTACTGCCGCGCCATGATCTACCAGGACCCCGAGGCGGTCATCTACTACTGCACCAAATGCCGCACCCCGATCAGAG GCAAGAAACCTGAGCCGACGGAAGACATGAACCACGCGCTGAGCAGGCTGGAGATCCTCTCGGCCGACACCGCGTCGGTGTTCTCCGACGAGCTTGACGCATGTCTCAAGCAGGCTTCGGTTCTCGACGTCCACGGCAACCAGCCTCCGTTGTTCGGCAACCCCATCTTAACCGCGAACAGCCGCGACGATGCCCGTGTTTACTCGAATGGGCATGATGAGCACCGGCCGTTATCTCGGCGGACAAGGCGATCGGCGTGTTCCGACTCGTTCGTTCTCCGTTACGGCGTGTTCATGTCAACGCATTCGGAGACGGAGGGCGGGTTGTCTTCGCCAAGAAACGCGTGCGGACGGCAGCGCCGGCGATCTCTCGTGGGCTTAGAGGAGGTCGAGACGTCTATTGTCAGGTCGAGACCGGCGGCGCCCCGTGtcgcgccgtcgtcgccgctgaCGGACCCGGCGTTCCAAAGGGATCTGCTCCGTTCGCTCGACAGCCTCCGCGGCCTGATCGTCGCCATCGAGCCGGCGGCGTCGGTCGgcgcgagagcggcggcggcgcggcgcggcgctcgaTTCTTCCGCCGGCTGGAGTCGCACCTCGCGCATGCGCTGCCTCCCCAGGAGCACGCCCCGCGCCGGAACGCGGGCGGCAGCAGCACCGGCTCGTCGCCGTCTTCGGCGTCGTCCACGGCCGGCGGGCGCAGCGAGCGGCGGAGGCACCACCACTGTCGTCCGGTCTTGGGCGGCGCCCCGTTCCTGGTCTGCGGCAGCTGCTCCGAGCTGCTGCaggtgccggcggcgacgcTGCTGTCACGGAGAAAGGTCGCCAGGCTGCGGTGCAGCGGGTGCGACGAAGTGCTCGAGCTGACGGCGCCCGCGGGTGTTGCTGGGTCGGCACCGCAACAGACGACTCCGACGTCGTCGTCCGCGCTGCCGGAGTCTGATGAGCCAGGCAGTTGCAACAGCAGCGAGCGTTGTGCTGGCGCGCAGCCGCTGCACCGAGCGTTGGGGTACAGTTCACCGAGCCCGCTTCTGCAGAGCCGGCGCTACTGA